The window TTTCAAATTAAAAGAAAAAGGAGTTTCTATTATTTATATCTCCCATCATTTAGATGAAATTTTTAAAATAGCCGATTCTATTACTGTTCTTAGAGATGGTGTAGATACGGGTACTATGGCTGTTAAAGATACCGATAAAGATGGCGTTATTCGATTAATGATTGGTCGTGAACTAAAAGATTTATATCCAGTAAGAGATATCAAAATTGGAGATGTTCCTGTATTTGAAGTGAAAAATTTAACAGCAAAAGACACGCTGGTTCATGATGTTTCCTTTACGGTACATCCAGGAGAGGTTCTTGGAATTGCAGGTTTAGGAGGTAGTGGAAGAACAGAAACTGCTAAACTTATTTTTGGAGCAGACAAAAAGCAATCAGGAACCTTAATCTTAAATGGAAAAGAAATAAAAACAAAAACACCGGTTTGTGCGGTTGGGCATCAAATAGGATTTGTTTCGGAAGACAGAAAAGAAGAAGGAGTATTTTTACCCTTATCGATTAGAAGAAATATAAGTGTTACTAGTTTTAAACCAATTTCGAGCAGACTTGGTTTTTTAAACGTGGATAAAGAATATGTAAATGTTTTAGACTTAATTGAAAAACTAAGTATTAAAGCACCAAGCTCCGAAGTAAATGTTAATAATCTGAGTGGTGGAAATCAGCAGAAAGTAGCTTTAGCAAAATGGCTAAGTATTGACAGTAAAGTTATTTTTATTGATGAACCAACGCGAGGCGTGGATGTAGGAGCAAAAATTGAAATTTACAATTTGATTAATGAAGTTGCCGCCAAAGGTGTTGGTGTTGTTGTAATATCTTCAGATATGCCAGAAATAATGGGAATCGCAGACCGTATTCTTGTGATGCATAAAGGGACCTTTTATGGCGAATTACAAAAGGAGCAATTTTCCGAAGAAAACATATTGCGTTACTCCATTGGAGAACCGTTAAAACAACTAAACTAATTTTAAAAACTCACGTTATGACTTCAACAATAAAACAACAACTAAGCAGTCCTGGTGGAATACTTAAGTTTTTAGTAAAATATAATACTATATTTATTTTTGTTTTGCTGCTTATCTTTTCCGCATTAATTTCGGATGTATTTTTCACTTCCGTGAACCTTTCCAACTTATTAAAACAAGTCTCAGGAATAGGGATTATTAGTATTGGTATGCTAATCGTAATTCTAACTGGTGGTATCGATTTATCTGTTGGTTCCATGGTGGCGCTACTTGCAGTAACCTTCGCTATTTTGGTAAATACGGTAATTTTACCGGTTGCCATTATATTAACTATTATT is drawn from Lacinutrix sp. WUR7 and contains these coding sequences:
- a CDS encoding sugar ABC transporter ATP-binding protein, with product MKNSENEYRLEMTGISKSFGVVSVLKDVNLKVKPGEIHALLGENGAGKSTLIKILSGVYQKDSGKVILNGEEINPKNTHDGQVLGISVVYQELSLVNDLSVAENIYLHKLGASKFWMNWKEITKDAQELIDSLGFKIDASAKVRDLSIVQKQVVEIAKALSEDTKVLVLDEPTTVFDPNDIKKLFNNLFKLKEKGVSIIYISHHLDEIFKIADSITVLRDGVDTGTMAVKDTDKDGVIRLMIGRELKDLYPVRDIKIGDVPVFEVKNLTAKDTLVHDVSFTVHPGEVLGIAGLGGSGRTETAKLIFGADKKQSGTLILNGKEIKTKTPVCAVGHQIGFVSEDRKEEGVFLPLSIRRNISVTSFKPISSRLGFLNVDKEYVNVLDLIEKLSIKAPSSEVNVNNLSGGNQQKVALAKWLSIDSKVIFIDEPTRGVDVGAKIEIYNLINEVAAKGVGVVVISSDMPEIMGIADRILVMHKGTFYGELQKEQFSEENILRYSIGEPLKQLN